Proteins encoded in a region of the Myxococcales bacterium genome:
- a CDS encoding cysteine synthase A: protein MNLGAKLREGLLGLIGDTPLVRIPSLSRETGCEILGKAEFLNPGGSIKDRTALGLVRGAREGGRLRPGQLIVEGTAGNTGIGLSLVARTLGHPLLIVLPNNQSQEKIDTLRALGAELELVPPAPFASPDNYYHVARRRAEERGGCFADQFESTSNFDAHYGTTAEELLRDTDGRIDGFVASAGTGGSLAGVSAKLAERAPDAQSWLIDCEGSSLYAHVNEGTLDAVGSSIIEGIGIRRITANFARARLRGALRGTDAEMVKMLHFVARRDALFVGGSAALNCVGAVKLARRLGPGKTIVTLLCDGAARYQQRLLNPAWLAERGLSTEAEDLSFVA, encoded by the coding sequence ATGAACCTTGGAGCGAAGCTGCGGGAGGGCCTCTTGGGGCTCATTGGAGACACTCCGCTGGTGCGGATCCCCAGCCTTTCCCGCGAGACCGGCTGCGAAATTCTGGGAAAAGCCGAGTTCTTGAACCCAGGTGGCAGCATCAAGGACCGCACGGCGCTCGGGCTCGTGCGCGGCGCGCGGGAGGGCGGGCGCCTCCGCCCAGGGCAGCTGATCGTCGAGGGCACCGCCGGCAACACGGGCATCGGGCTCTCGCTCGTGGCGCGCACCCTCGGCCACCCGCTCCTCATCGTGCTCCCGAACAACCAGTCGCAGGAGAAGATCGACACGCTGCGGGCGCTCGGCGCCGAGCTCGAGCTCGTGCCGCCCGCGCCGTTCGCGAGCCCAGACAACTACTACCACGTGGCCCGTCGCCGGGCCGAGGAGCGGGGAGGGTGCTTTGCCGACCAGTTCGAGAGCACCTCGAACTTCGACGCGCACTACGGCACGACGGCCGAGGAGCTGCTCCGAGACACCGACGGCAGGATCGACGGCTTCGTCGCCTCGGCGGGCACGGGAGGCAGTCTCGCGGGGGTCAGCGCCAAGCTGGCCGAGCGGGCGCCAGACGCCCAGAGCTGGCTCATCGACTGCGAGGGCAGCTCGCTCTACGCGCACGTGAACGAGGGCACGCTCGACGCGGTCGGCTCGTCGATCATCGAGGGCATCGGCATCCGTCGCATCACCGCGAACTTCGCCCGCGCCCGCCTCCGAGGCGCCCTCCGTGGCACCGACGCCGAAATGGTAAAGATGCTTCACTTCGTCGCGCGACGCGACGCCCTCTTCGTCGGCGGCTCGGCAGCGCTGAACTGCGTCGGCGCCGTGAAGCTGGCCCGCCGGCTCGGGCCGGGCAAGACGATCGTCACGCTGCTCTGCGACGGGGCCGCGCGGTACCAGCAGCGTCTCTTGAACCCCGCGTGGCTCGCCGAGCGGGGCCTGTCCACCGAGGCCGAGGATCTCTCGTTCGTCGCCTGA
- a CDS encoding fasciclin domain-containing protein, translating into MKKLGLASLVIVSAAIAFVACGDPPPPVVPPTPSAEPPPPPPPPPPPPVSASASASAAPVEPPKPAVPEKKNIVDSAVEAGNFKILAGLLGDAGLVDTLKGAGPFTVLAPTDEAFGKLKAKDLEALKKDKKKLEAVLKFHVIGAKAMAEDVKKMKDAATLNGKKVTIKVEKDGSVMVGKAKVTKADIDCSNGVIHVIDTVLMPPAK; encoded by the coding sequence ATGAAGAAGCTCGGTCTCGCCTCGCTTGTCATCGTCTCGGCCGCCATCGCGTTCGTCGCTTGCGGCGATCCCCCGCCGCCGGTCGTCCCCCCCACCCCGTCGGCTGAGCCGCCGCCGCCGCCCCCGCCGCCGCCCCCGCCGCCCGTCAGCGCGTCGGCCTCCGCGTCGGCCGCCCCGGTCGAGCCCCCGAAGCCCGCCGTCCCCGAGAAGAAGAACATCGTCGACTCGGCCGTCGAGGCCGGCAACTTCAAGATCCTCGCGGGCCTCCTCGGCGACGCGGGCCTCGTCGACACCCTGAAGGGCGCTGGCCCCTTCACCGTGCTCGCCCCCACGGACGAGGCCTTCGGCAAGCTCAAGGCGAAGGACCTCGAGGCCCTCAAGAAGGACAAGAAGAAGCTCGAGGCCGTCCTCAAGTTCCACGTCATCGGCGCGAAGGCCATGGCGGAGGACGTGAAGAAGATGAAGGACGCCGCGACCCTCAACGGCAAGAAGGTCACCATCAAGGTCGAGAAGGACGGCAGCGTGATGGTCGGCAAGGCCAAGGTCACCAAGGCCGACATCGACTGCTCCAACGGCGTCATCCACGTGATCGACACCGTCCTCATGCCGCCCGCGAAGTGA
- the dinB gene encoding DNA polymerase IV — MDAFFASVEELDDPSLRGRPVLVGGPARRGVVAAASYAARAKGARSAMPMSEALRRCPDAIVVPPRRARYAEVSGQMFEIFGRYTPLIEGLSLDEAFLDVTASRALFGDGATIAAAIRGAIRAELGLTASAGVAECKFVAKIASDLDKPDGLVVAPRGAAVAEFLAPLPVERMWGVGPKSAPRLRALGLRTLGDLARAAPSTLALALGTAPAHAARVSRLARGEDDRAVVPHGEARSVGSESTYDQDLVGRAALSRAILQHAEIVGRRLTATGLSARVVTVKLKLADFTLLTRQRSLPTPVSDTQSLHEVGAALLERFNVDAAHIRLVGLSASHFDDHGGTRPLFPELLEPERARRERIEALVGAVNERHAGAVTRASLLEAPSRGDAAGKGVELVREELARLVATKRRQP, encoded by the coding sequence ATGGACGCGTTCTTCGCGTCCGTCGAGGAGCTCGACGACCCGAGCCTCCGCGGCAGGCCCGTGCTCGTCGGCGGCCCTGCGCGGCGCGGCGTGGTCGCGGCGGCCTCGTACGCCGCACGCGCGAAGGGCGCGCGCTCCGCGATGCCCATGAGCGAGGCGCTGCGACGCTGCCCGGACGCCATCGTCGTGCCGCCACGTCGCGCGCGCTACGCCGAGGTCAGCGGCCAGATGTTCGAGATCTTCGGCCGGTACACGCCGCTCATCGAGGGGCTCTCGCTCGACGAGGCGTTCCTCGACGTGACCGCGAGCCGCGCGCTCTTCGGCGACGGGGCCACGATCGCCGCGGCCATCCGCGGCGCCATCCGCGCCGAGCTCGGCCTCACCGCCTCGGCGGGCGTCGCCGAGTGCAAGTTCGTCGCGAAGATCGCGAGCGACCTCGACAAGCCCGATGGGCTCGTCGTCGCGCCACGCGGCGCCGCGGTGGCCGAGTTTCTCGCGCCGCTCCCCGTCGAGCGCATGTGGGGCGTGGGTCCAAAGAGCGCCCCGCGACTGCGCGCTCTCGGGCTCCGCACGCTGGGCGATCTCGCACGCGCGGCCCCGAGCACGCTCGCGCTCGCCCTCGGCACGGCGCCCGCGCACGCCGCCCGCGTGAGCCGCCTCGCACGGGGCGAGGACGACCGCGCCGTGGTGCCGCACGGCGAGGCGCGATCGGTGGGGTCCGAGTCCACCTACGACCAAGACCTCGTCGGCCGCGCGGCGCTGTCGCGCGCGATCCTCCAGCACGCGGAGATCGTGGGGCGGCGGCTCACGGCGACTGGCCTGTCCGCGCGGGTCGTCACGGTGAAGCTGAAGCTCGCGGACTTCACTCTGCTCACGCGACAGCGCTCCCTCCCCACGCCGGTGAGCGACACGCAGTCGCTGCACGAGGTCGGCGCCGCGCTGCTCGAGCGCTTCAATGTGGACGCCGCCCACATTCGCCTCGTTGGGCTCTCGGCGTCCCACTTCGACGACCACGGGGGCACGCGGCCGCTGTTTCCCGAGCTCCTCGAGCCGGAGCGCGCGCGGCGCGAGCGCATCGAGGCGCTCGTCGGCGCCGTCAACGAGCGCCACGCGGGCGCTGTGACGCGCGCGTCGCTGCTCGAGGCGCCGTCGCGCGGCGACGCCGCGGGCAAGGGCGTCGAGCTCGTGCGGGAAGAGCTCGCGCGCCTCGTCGCCACGAAGCGGCGCCAGCCCTGA
- a CDS encoding MBL fold metallo-hydrolase: protein MKLTAIEGNHQRLDGGAMFGNCPKGMWERWAPPDDKNRIDLACRGLLVTEPSGRHVLLETGIGTFFPPKLRERYGVEGTEHVLLASLAAVGLRPDDIDVIVLSHLHFDHAGGALAPFEEGLPHRLAFPRAAYVVSEGAWGRAKRPHARDKASYIPELTALLEETGRLEVVSGSSSSTLGANYTFTYSEGHTPGLMLTRVAGGARPITFLGDLVPGAAWVHLPITMGYDRYPELLIDEKERELGRILAEGGLAFYTHDPAFAASGLSRDERGKFSAVDLRATLD, encoded by the coding sequence ATGAAGCTCACGGCCATCGAAGGGAACCACCAACGCCTCGACGGCGGGGCGATGTTCGGCAACTGCCCGAAGGGCATGTGGGAGCGCTGGGCACCGCCGGACGACAAAAACCGGATCGATCTCGCGTGCCGCGGCCTGCTCGTCACCGAGCCCTCGGGCCGCCACGTGCTCCTCGAGACCGGCATCGGCACGTTCTTTCCGCCCAAGCTGCGCGAGCGTTACGGCGTCGAGGGCACCGAGCACGTGCTCCTCGCCTCGCTCGCCGCGGTGGGGCTCCGGCCCGACGACATCGACGTCATCGTCCTCTCGCACCTGCACTTCGACCACGCCGGCGGCGCGCTCGCGCCCTTCGAAGAGGGGTTGCCGCATCGCCTGGCGTTTCCGCGCGCCGCGTACGTCGTGTCCGAGGGTGCGTGGGGGCGCGCGAAGCGACCGCACGCGCGCGACAAGGCCTCGTACATCCCCGAGCTCACCGCCCTGCTCGAGGAGACCGGTCGGCTCGAGGTCGTGAGCGGGAGCTCCTCGTCGACGCTAGGTGCAAACTACACGTTTACGTACTCCGAGGGGCACACGCCCGGGCTCATGCTCACGCGGGTCGCGGGCGGCGCGCGGCCGATCACGTTCTTGGGCGATCTCGTCCCTGGCGCGGCGTGGGTGCACCTCCCCATCACCATGGGCTACGACCGCTACCCCGAGCTGCTCATCGACGAGAAGGAGCGCGAGCTCGGGCGCATCCTCGCCGAGGGCGGCCTCGCGTTCTACACGCACGATCCGGCCTTCGCCGCGAGCGGACTCTCGCGCGACGAGCGGGGCAAGTTCTCCGCGGTGGACCTGCGCGCGACGCTCGACTGA
- a CDS encoding O-antigen ligase family protein, which produces MSVVGAALLIIVLFVRPQECVPALEPFKLLYIAIGLGVVGIGIDLATNKLKLGSPQWPVMLAYVAWNVICTVVKVGPEPIAGMTVTLFFPVIYFTIICYSARTYERYKGLGTAMLFVSLALGGAGIYQGRSEFQCIKISEGEDRSEAHDKSKGEPDGRDCLDSYQCREDRDPKDDYECERPGLFGTFSVANGRARWRGTLSDPNELSVFIGAGLTFMFALYSVMQSKTKNLLIAVSLGVVFYCVILTGSRGGILVLLAIFGVYFLRKYGLKGLVVAGVCGSPVLLLGGRSGEDAEASSLERLGALYDGADFFKQSPIFGLGHNQFIENYFITAHNSYLLSAAELGLPGIILWFALVWSSVKIPWEVAFRPPWGMDPRLYPFSVALITSFAGILVGIFFLSFTYHPMMFVYYGFCGAYYGAVKRTAPHWEVKMTQKDWTWVSVAATATIFVIFIYTRVKGQP; this is translated from the coding sequence TTGTCCGTCGTCGGAGCCGCGCTCCTCATCATCGTCCTGTTCGTGCGCCCGCAGGAGTGCGTTCCGGCGCTCGAGCCGTTCAAGCTGCTCTACATCGCCATCGGCCTCGGCGTGGTCGGCATCGGCATCGATCTGGCCACGAACAAGCTGAAGCTCGGCTCGCCCCAGTGGCCCGTCATGCTGGCGTACGTCGCGTGGAACGTCATCTGCACGGTCGTGAAGGTCGGCCCCGAGCCGATCGCGGGAATGACCGTCACGCTCTTCTTCCCGGTCATTTACTTCACGATCATCTGCTACTCGGCCCGCACCTACGAGCGCTACAAGGGGCTCGGCACCGCCATGCTCTTCGTGTCGCTCGCGCTCGGCGGCGCGGGCATCTACCAGGGGCGGAGCGAGTTTCAGTGCATCAAGATCTCCGAGGGCGAGGATCGCTCGGAGGCCCACGACAAGTCGAAGGGCGAGCCCGACGGCCGCGACTGCCTCGACAGCTACCAGTGCCGCGAGGACCGCGACCCGAAGGACGACTACGAGTGCGAGCGCCCCGGCCTGTTCGGCACGTTCAGCGTCGCGAACGGCCGCGCGCGCTGGCGAGGCACGCTCTCCGATCCGAACGAGCTCTCGGTGTTCATCGGCGCCGGGCTCACGTTCATGTTCGCGCTCTACAGCGTGATGCAGAGCAAGACCAAGAACCTCCTGATCGCCGTGTCGCTGGGGGTCGTCTTCTACTGCGTCATACTCACGGGCTCACGCGGCGGCATCCTCGTGCTGCTCGCGATCTTCGGCGTGTACTTTCTGCGAAAATACGGGCTCAAGGGGCTCGTCGTCGCGGGCGTCTGCGGCTCGCCCGTGCTCCTGCTCGGTGGTCGCTCGGGCGAGGACGCCGAGGCCTCGTCGCTCGAGCGCCTCGGCGCGCTCTACGACGGCGCCGACTTCTTCAAGCAGAGCCCCATCTTCGGGCTAGGTCACAACCAGTTCATCGAGAACTACTTCATCACGGCCCACAACTCGTACCTGCTCTCGGCGGCCGAGCTCGGGCTCCCCGGCATCATCCTCTGGTTCGCCCTCGTGTGGTCGAGCGTGAAGATCCCGTGGGAGGTCGCGTTCCGCCCGCCGTGGGGCATGGATCCGCGCCTCTACCCGTTCTCGGTGGCGCTCATCACGTCGTTCGCGGGCATCCTGGTGGGCATCTTCTTCTTGTCGTTCACCTACCACCCGATGATGTTCGTCTACTACGGGTTCTGCGGCGCCTACTACGGCGCGGTGAAGCGTACGGCGCCGCACTGGGAGGTGAAGATGACCCAGAAGGACTGGACGTGGGTGTCGGTCGCTGCCACGGCGACCATCTTCGTCATCTTCATCTACACGCGCGTGAAGGGGCAGCCGTAG
- a CDS encoding glycosyltransferase family 2 protein, which produces MLQPFVTIAMPCLNEEAYIESCIRTVLSQDYPRDRLELVVADGMSMDATREILARLAAEDARIRVIDNPARIQSAGINGVLAVARGEILVRMDVHCEYAQDYVSQCVRVLGESGADNVGGAQRARAKSLFQRALCAALDSPLGVGGAKYRSPESEGFVDTVFLGAFRRRVFEKMGMYDPKAVTNEDAELNQRIIEGGGKVYLSKDIVVHYFPRGSFQALAKQYYKYGQGRARTLLKRGKFLSIRPAIPFLVTLSGAAMLLTSPLQPFTPLAFAAYALATGAEAVRVGRALGPLGVPLVWAMFPVVHVSHGVGFGVGLVKYKLSPDWPAEPERLAPLDPSLGLTPEPSTP; this is translated from the coding sequence ATGTTGCAGCCCTTCGTGACCATCGCCATGCCCTGCCTCAACGAGGAGGCGTACATCGAGTCCTGCATTAGGACTGTACTTTCGCAGGATTACCCGAGAGATCGCCTGGAGCTCGTGGTCGCCGACGGCATGAGCATGGACGCGACGCGCGAGATCCTCGCGCGCCTCGCCGCCGAGGACGCGCGCATCCGCGTGATCGACAACCCCGCGCGCATCCAGTCCGCCGGGATCAACGGGGTCCTGGCCGTCGCGCGCGGCGAGATCCTCGTGCGCATGGACGTCCACTGCGAGTACGCCCAGGACTACGTCTCGCAGTGCGTGCGGGTCCTCGGCGAGAGCGGCGCCGACAACGTGGGTGGCGCGCAGCGGGCCCGGGCCAAGAGCCTCTTTCAGCGCGCGCTCTGCGCCGCGCTGGACAGCCCGCTCGGGGTCGGCGGCGCGAAGTACCGCTCGCCCGAGAGCGAGGGCTTCGTCGACACCGTCTTCCTCGGCGCGTTCCGCCGACGCGTGTTCGAGAAGATGGGCATGTACGATCCGAAGGCCGTCACCAACGAGGACGCGGAGCTGAACCAGCGCATCATCGAGGGTGGCGGGAAGGTGTACCTCTCGAAGGACATCGTCGTGCACTACTTCCCGCGCGGTAGCTTCCAGGCCCTCGCCAAGCAGTACTACAAGTACGGCCAGGGCCGCGCCCGCACCCTGCTCAAGCGCGGCAAATTCTTGTCGATCCGGCCCGCGATCCCGTTCCTCGTCACCCTGTCGGGCGCGGCCATGTTGCTCACCTCGCCGCTGCAACCTTTCACGCCGCTCGCGTTCGCGGCGTACGCGCTCGCCACCGGCGCCGAGGCCGTGCGGGTCGGGCGCGCGCTCGGTCCGCTGGGCGTGCCGCTCGTGTGGGCGATGTTTCCCGTGGTGCACGTCTCACACGGGGTAGGCTTCGGCGTCGGGCTCGTGAAGTACAAGCTCTCGCCGGACTGGCCGGCCGAGCCCGAGCGCCTCGCGCCCCTCGATCCCTCGCTCGGCCTCACCCCCGAGCCCTCCACTCCGTGA
- a CDS encoding polysaccharide biosynthesis/export family protein, protein MRLVSLAILVGALALGGCSSTRTYNWAAERAAGYKIGPGDVVRISVWKHDEMSQQVTVRPDGAISLPLIGDIMAEGKNVDEVAADIGKRVTKYFADQPPITVQVAEVRSYKIYVVGEVQRGGEFTPNHQVTVVQGLALAGGFTRLAAPDEIVIVRRDARGERRIPFSYGAVVKDNQLQQNLMLQTGDTVIVP, encoded by the coding sequence ATGCGTCTCGTCTCACTTGCCATTCTCGTGGGCGCTCTCGCGCTCGGGGGGTGCAGCAGCACCCGTACCTACAACTGGGCAGCGGAGCGCGCCGCCGGCTACAAAATTGGACCTGGGGACGTGGTCCGCATCAGCGTGTGGAAGCACGACGAGATGAGCCAGCAGGTCACCGTCCGGCCGGACGGCGCGATCTCTCTCCCGCTCATCGGCGACATCATGGCCGAGGGAAAAAACGTCGACGAGGTCGCGGCCGACATCGGCAAGCGCGTCACCAAGTACTTCGCCGATCAGCCGCCGATCACCGTGCAGGTCGCGGAGGTGCGCTCGTACAAGATCTACGTCGTGGGCGAGGTTCAGCGCGGCGGTGAGTTCACGCCGAACCACCAGGTCACGGTGGTGCAGGGCCTCGCGCTCGCTGGCGGCTTCACGCGCCTCGCCGCGCCCGACGAGATCGTCATCGTCCGCCGCGACGCGCGGGGCGAGCGCCGCATCCCGTTCAGCTACGGCGCGGTCGTGAAAGACAACCAGCTGCAGCAGAACCTCATGTTGCAGACCGGCGACACGGTCATCGTCCCGTAG
- a CDS encoding sugar transferase, with translation MFDLFRSPRRVLVFLFELVLVGLLVVAAGVIRLGVHDGLSYGNVVKRAIVFAIILQGVLYYAGFFDPQFVRQPQQAFSKVLKALALSTLVNVLVYYFLPRFEIGRGIYLSSVALVAVVLPGWRIVYDSLTDSAGFRRKTLIVGVGGLAKEIAMLIRDNPSTGLELVGMLGRDRAAIDEEQAVIGTYGELAEVVTREGVDLVLVAYPARRGTLPVEQLLEIKFRGIEVEEGVDFYESMTGKIYVRELKPSQLIFAEGFTARVTTRRLKRILDLVCAVLGLILAAPIMALTTILIRLESKGPIFYKQVRAGEFGKLFTIIKFRSMRTDAEKHGAQFAKQNDDRITRVGAFIRKTRIDELPQLWNVLKGEMSMVGPRPERPVFIEQLEQQVPYFKQRLYVKPGVTGHAQVRCEYGASAEDMLQKLEYDLYYIKSYSVLFDLSVMLDTVKVVLFRIGAR, from the coding sequence ATGTTCGACCTCTTCCGCTCACCCAGGCGTGTCCTCGTCTTCCTCTTCGAGCTCGTGCTCGTGGGCCTGCTCGTGGTCGCGGCGGGCGTGATTCGGCTCGGCGTCCACGACGGCCTCAGCTACGGCAACGTCGTCAAGCGCGCCATCGTGTTCGCGATCATCCTGCAGGGCGTCCTCTACTACGCCGGGTTCTTCGATCCGCAGTTCGTGCGCCAGCCGCAGCAGGCGTTCTCCAAGGTGTTGAAGGCGCTCGCGCTCTCGACGCTCGTGAACGTGCTCGTCTACTACTTCCTGCCGCGCTTCGAGATCGGCCGCGGCATTTACCTCTCGTCGGTCGCCCTCGTGGCGGTGGTGCTCCCCGGGTGGCGCATCGTCTACGACTCGCTCACCGACAGCGCGGGCTTCCGGCGCAAGACCCTCATCGTCGGTGTGGGCGGCCTCGCCAAAGAGATCGCCATGCTCATCCGCGACAACCCGAGCACGGGCCTCGAGCTCGTGGGCATGCTCGGCCGCGATCGCGCCGCGATCGACGAGGAGCAGGCGGTCATCGGCACCTACGGCGAGCTCGCCGAGGTGGTGACTCGCGAAGGCGTGGACCTCGTGCTCGTCGCCTACCCGGCGCGCCGCGGCACGCTGCCGGTCGAGCAGCTCCTCGAGATCAAGTTCCGTGGCATCGAGGTCGAAGAGGGCGTCGACTTCTACGAGTCCATGACCGGCAAGATCTACGTGCGGGAGCTCAAGCCGAGCCAGCTCATCTTCGCCGAGGGCTTCACCGCGCGCGTCACTACGCGTCGGCTCAAGCGCATCCTCGACCTCGTCTGCGCGGTCCTCGGCCTCATCCTCGCCGCGCCCATCATGGCGCTCACGACCATCCTGATCCGCCTGGAGTCGAAAGGTCCGATCTTTTACAAGCAGGTGCGCGCGGGCGAGTTCGGGAAGCTCTTCACGATCATCAAGTTTCGCAGCATGCGCACCGACGCCGAGAAGCACGGCGCGCAGTTCGCCAAGCAGAACGACGATCGCATCACCCGCGTGGGCGCCTTCATCCGCAAGACACGCATCGACGAGCTGCCGCAGCTCTGGAATGTGCTGAAGGGCGAAATGAGCATGGTGGGCCCGCGCCCGGAGCGCCCCGTGTTCATCGAGCAGCTCGAGCAGCAGGTGCCGTACTTCAAGCAGCGCCTCTACGTGAAGCCCGGCGTGACCGGCCACGCGCAGGTGCGGTGTGAGTACGGAGCCTCGGCCGAGGACATGCTCCAGAAGCTCGAGTACGACCTCTATTACATCAAGTCGTATTCGGTGCTCTTCGACCTCTCGGTGATGCTCGACACGGTGAAGGTCGTGCTCTTCCGTATCGGCGCGCGCTAG
- a CDS encoding peptidase M4 family protein produces MLRLRRTGPLAPHRLLRGVLLTLAVGASAAVAGCSAGADDLVSAAASLEQEHAQALEGAHGGPFKVEVSTELGNVRHLEGRVPRAALSGGTPGRQAVSFLAEHGELLAIGEPSDVPRALRVVSEEVSASGAHVRLQQVEGGVPVRGGEVLAHFDDDGALVALDAHVVRGVRLASTVPVVTAQAAAVRVEAELLARVPDVTRADVRPAAAGPELVVFATPGAPARLAWHHVARAMSATTAAVLDVTLDAITGAVLEAFDDLETVKATSPGVLGDMKTFEVTENGGSFTMVDKTRPAEIRTHTAATTQSLPGTIVGSTAVNTWDTTVARGKGAAVDAHFFAGFVYDYYKTKFNRSGIDGRNAPMISTAHFGNNYENAFWDGTQMAYGDGATRFKPLSAGLDVVAHEFTHGITTSTSKLVYQGQPGALNEAISDIFSSFIEHTYKADDRNNWLTGETIGASGPIRDLANPRAKGQPSHMKEFVNTQQDNGGVHINSGIPNNAAFLMTMGGTNPYSKVVVGGRLGWEKAEKLWYEVETKYLMSTSDFKAAATASKTAAVALKFSAAEVAVVECAWIAVGVLPGVCDEAAKGTPTVPDAGTPEPSGDGGAGAVSDGGAPTADGGPGASRPAPQTLVVQDGGGCAATGAPTGSSPGALVGLGLGAAAVLARRRRRLRAGAPSKHRDSTPMQCARVEGDATARVLSPR; encoded by the coding sequence ATGCTGCGCCTTCGACGAACCGGCCCCCTCGCCCCGCACCGCCTCCTGCGCGGCGTCCTGCTCACGCTCGCCGTGGGTGCGTCGGCCGCGGTCGCTGGCTGCAGCGCCGGCGCCGACGATCTCGTGAGCGCGGCCGCGAGCCTCGAGCAGGAGCACGCGCAGGCCCTCGAGGGGGCGCACGGGGGCCCGTTCAAGGTCGAGGTGTCCACCGAGCTCGGCAACGTGCGCCACCTCGAGGGGCGCGTGCCCCGCGCCGCGCTCAGCGGCGGCACGCCAGGTCGTCAGGCGGTCTCGTTCCTCGCCGAGCACGGCGAGCTGCTCGCGATCGGCGAGCCGTCGGACGTGCCCCGGGCGCTGCGCGTGGTGAGCGAAGAGGTGAGCGCGAGCGGCGCGCACGTGCGGCTCCAGCAGGTGGAGGGCGGCGTGCCCGTCCGCGGCGGCGAGGTCCTCGCGCACTTCGACGACGATGGCGCGCTCGTCGCGCTCGACGCCCACGTGGTCCGCGGGGTGCGGCTCGCGTCCACGGTGCCCGTCGTCACTGCGCAGGCGGCGGCCGTGCGGGTCGAGGCGGAGCTGCTCGCCCGTGTCCCTGATGTGACGCGGGCGGATGTCCGGCCGGCCGCGGCCGGTCCCGAGCTGGTCGTCTTTGCGACGCCTGGAGCGCCCGCCCGGCTCGCGTGGCACCACGTCGCGCGGGCCATGAGCGCGACCACGGCGGCCGTCCTCGACGTCACCCTCGACGCGATCACCGGCGCGGTGCTCGAGGCGTTCGACGATCTCGAGACCGTGAAGGCCACGAGCCCCGGCGTGCTCGGCGACATGAAGACCTTCGAGGTCACGGAGAACGGCGGGTCGTTCACGATGGTCGACAAGACCCGCCCCGCCGAGATCCGCACCCACACGGCCGCCACGACGCAGTCGCTGCCCGGCACGATCGTCGGCTCGACCGCCGTCAACACGTGGGACACCACGGTCGCGCGCGGCAAGGGCGCCGCGGTCGACGCGCACTTCTTCGCCGGGTTCGTCTACGACTATTACAAGACCAAGTTCAACCGCTCCGGCATCGACGGGCGCAACGCGCCCATGATCTCGACCGCGCACTTCGGCAACAACTACGAGAACGCCTTCTGGGACGGCACCCAGATGGCCTACGGCGACGGCGCCACGCGCTTCAAGCCGCTGTCCGCCGGGCTCGACGTGGTGGCGCACGAGTTCACCCACGGCATCACCACCAGCACCTCGAAGCTCGTCTATCAAGGGCAGCCGGGCGCGCTGAACGAGGCCATCTCCGACATCTTCTCCTCGTTCATCGAGCACACCTACAAGGCCGACGACCGGAACAACTGGCTCACCGGGGAGACCATCGGGGCGTCCGGCCCCATTCGCGATCTCGCGAACCCCAGGGCGAAGGGGCAGCCCTCGCACATGAAGGAGTTCGTCAACACGCAGCAAGACAACGGCGGCGTGCACATCAACTCCGGTATCCCGAACAACGCCGCGTTCCTCATGACGATGGGCGGCACCAACCCGTATTCGAAGGTGGTGGTTGGCGGGAGGCTCGGCTGGGAGAAGGCCGAGAAGCTCTGGTACGAGGTCGAGACGAAGTACCTGATGTCGACGTCCGACTTCAAGGCGGCGGCCACCGCCTCGAAGACCGCGGCCGTAGCGCTCAAGTTCAGCGCGGCCGAGGTGGCGGTGGTGGAGTGCGCGTGGATCGCGGTCGGCGTGCTTCCCGGCGTGTGCGACGAGGCCGCGAAGGGAACACCCACGGTCCCCGACGCGGGCACGCCCGAGCCCAGCGGCGATGGCGGCGCGGGCGCGGTCAGCGACGGGGGCGCGCCCACCGCCGACGGTGGGCCAGGGGCCTCCCGGCCGGCGCCGCAGACCCTCGTCGTTCAAGACGGCGGCGGGTGCGCCGCCACGGGCGCTCCCACGGGCAGCTCCCCCGGGGCGCTCGTGGGGCTCGGGCTCGGCGCCGCCGCCGTCCTCGCGCGCCGCCGCCGCCGACTTCGGGCAGGGGCTCCCTCGAAGCACAGAGACAGCACACCCATGCAGTGTGCACGCGTCGAAGGCGACGCGACCGCGCGCGTGCTAAGCCCCCGCTAG